The sequence TCCCACTTgcaattactgttttttttttccccatgcttATTAAATGATTACCAATCTTCATTTAAacatcctgcagtgctgaacaGTTGAGCATCACAATGCCTGTGAAGTAGCTCAGTACATCCATTTTAGGTAGGAATAagtcttccaaaaaaaaaaaaaaaaatactgcactcGGTGTTGGTAGCAGGACTAACAGAAATGAATCAGCAATAGCTCTGCTTTTGCCACAGCTTTGTGCCAGTCTTCTAGTGGTTACAAAAAATAGTAGTCTGCAAGAATATGGCTTAATTTTTTACAACAACTTTTAAGCCTTTAAATAATAGAATGTATGTTTCTGGATTTTTAGATATTGTCTTATAAAAGCAATAGAGAAAGCAGTTGTCTCCACGTGCAAGTTTGTAAGTGATAGGGATACATTTAAATGGCAGTAACTATTATGTGAATAATTTACCTGTTAGCAGATCTAATTCTGAATGTAAGCAGTCCACAGGATAGCTTATAACTTTAAGAAATACTTGGTGAGAGTGTTTGATGCTACATGTTAATTAGCACTGTTCCTGATCAAATGCAGAAGCAGGGTAAATGCGCTCACTTCTAGCTTGTTCTTAATGTCATGTAGCTTCTAAAACCCAGCGCACAAATAACGAGCCGTGCTCTGGGAAGAGCCTTCTTGGTACCATGGGACTTCTGTAATGTGAAAATCAGACCTACAAGGCAAGACTGGCAAACTGCAGATGCTCCATCCTTATCTTTAGATATGAAAGTGACCAAGAACTATCAACTGACCCTTCTTTTCCTATGTGTTCCCAGCCATTAAAGTAGCAGCCTCAAGAactgtctttaaaataatagCATTTATACCCAAAGGCCTGAAATACGTTGGCAAAGACTCTAAAAGTGTAAGGTCTGACCACAAAAGCTTCAGATATTGGCTTTCCGTATGTTCTGCTCTAATGGTAATCATCAGGCGTTTTCCTTTTGATTTACCTGTCTGCTAAGTGGGAACTTAAGTGTAGTGTGTGGTGGGGAGGTGCATCACTGTAATGGGAAACTTGAAAATGTGAACCCTTATGTAACTGTTGTAACCAGGAAATCATCTTCCTGTCAGCTAATGTTCAATTATAAATTAAATTGATGCTAGTCAGTGCAATGAGATCTAGTGCTAAATATGAGGACTGTTTTTCATGCACCTTTTAGTATGaactttttattgcttttactCAAATGTTAGTTTTACCAGGCTGAATTTTGCACAGTTTTGTGTCTTATTTTGAATACTAATACAGTGGGGTGAGCAGAAttcaaataaaaagattttttcaatgacttttttttaatagattgaATGTTTGAGCTTTTAAAACTTCTCCAGGAAGTCTTTAGTTCTTCATCTCTCAGCCAAGCAGCAACAGCTAGGAACTTTGTTGTTCTGTGAAGCCAGTGTTCACAAGGTAAGAATTTCAGTTGAAGACTCACACAGATCTTCACTAATgccattttaatgctttttaatgcCTGAATTGTGTTTAAACTCGGTTCCCACATTGGTGTTTACTAGGCCTAACTGATAATTCAGACTTCTTGCTTTGGTATCTGCAAGCATTCAGCACTTTGCTACCCAGATAAGAAGTTATGCTTACCAGTCCACTCTGTCCTTGGGCCATCCCCTTCCTCCCAGCCCGCAGTAGCATCCATAACGTAGGTAGGCAAAAGGAGACCGCCCTGTAGTGCATCTGATGGCTCCAGCTAGTTCAAGAATTCCTCTTCGGTTCCTAACATGGGCTTCCCCCAGAGGGCCTCCATAAACTgtggaagaaaaactgtttactTTGTATTGGATGAAATACTCAGACAcagcctttttatttctttcttctggctTTGATAACGAATACCAGGACTTCAGAGACTGTTCTGGAATCTCTGTGGTGCTGTTGTGGATACCTGCTCACGTCTGCTTCCTTTGCAGCTCTGAAGTAACACGTTTCAGCTCTGGGCAGTAGAAGAGTACGTTTGGGGCATAACCAAACTGTTATCTCTACCACAGCCTTGCAAGAGTCACTTTCACACGCAGTGCAttcccagctgaaaaaaaaaaacttatggAGAGGCTGCAGTGCTACAAATGGAGCAGCTTGCACTCCTGAGTGTTTGGGGAAATTTGGCTAGTGTTGTGTGGTGGCCAAAGGAACTGAGACAGCAGATGATGGCAAAGCTGGGTCTGCTTGAGTGATAGTTGTAACTCTGAGGAAACCCCTGAGGAAAGTGAAGAATTGACGGGGTGTACCAGTTCCTGGGCACTGGGGAAAGAAGATGCAGGAGGGATAGAAAACAGGAAGGCAAAGGCAAGACTGTAAATTCTATTCCTGGTTGCATCAGGGAATTGTTTGCCAACTTTGGAGAAATCCCAATCCCTCATTTAAATCCAGGTAAGGTGGAAGCAGTGAACTGtcttctccttctccctggGGAGCTCAAGTATAATTCCTTGAAGAGTGCCATGTAAgctaaagaaaaggaaacaaacttgTTATTCCTGCAGTTTGTTTATATTAGAGCTCCTAGTCATCCAAGTGCAAAGCAAGACTGCACAGTACCAGATGCTGTGAATATGACTGAAGGAAAAGTCTGTTGCAAGAGCGTTGTGACCTGAGTATGACAGAAGCAATGAAGGAGACTCCTGGAACCCACAGAACTACAGAAGCAGCGGGTATCAGCATGGTAAGGGTTGCATGAGTGTATTAACAGCctgaaaacatttccagaatATTTTATCAGAACTTCCATGGGATAAAACCAAAGAATTGAGAAGTGGAGTGGCATGCTTGTGTATTTCCATATCGTTTATAATTAAGATGTATTCTTAAATTGTTCTGTGACATTTGTTTTTACAGCGGTTGCTCATTTCTTGCCGGGATGGGAATATTCCCGGGGGTTTGACTGTGCATTCCTGAAAAAGCAGTCATACTTTTACTAGGCCATTAGGGGGTAACTCGTGTTTTTAAGCATGGAATGGATCTTTGCTGTCtgtgagttttctttttgtcgTGCAAATCGTGTTTGACAAACTCCGTAGTTGTCTTTGCGATTTTAATAACTAAGTCACAGAGATTAGAAGCTATGGCTTTCTGAAGAGTGAAATTAAGTAAACAGTAAAGACAGCCTGAGAGAAAGTAGCACCAAGTAATCCCGCTATGGTTGTGTTGCGCTTGATTGCAAATCTGTAATTTTGTTGCCCAGATTGGAGTCCTGCCATGCTTGGAGTCTAAACTTCTTCTGGATTGCTGCCTATGCAGGTGCTTGAGAGCTTGGATTGTGCAGTACATTATCATGTCACAATTATCATGTCTTTGCAAGATATTTTCTGCCACACCTTCCTATATAATTTTTCCTGACTTTCTGGCTGCCTACCTTGcaataatatttaaaacaaacaaacaacaacaacaaaaaaaaatccaaacagcaGTCCCTTAAATTTCCATTTGCATGTAGGGGGGGGAAGTACTTTAGAAATATGAGTTTTTGTGACAGGCTGTATTTCCTATACCATTATTCCCTTGGCAAGGGTCGCAAAGTTTTTCAGATACTATATTTTTATTGAGATGCAGAGCTTTACATAAACTGTGATGCATAGCTGCATTAATCATTGGCATCCTGTATAGTCCACATGGATTTTACAAGAAATTCTAAGCCATCTATCAAAGGCGGAGgccacagaaacatttttgatGTCAGATATATTTAAGATTACCTATAGTTTTCTTGGTAAGGTCGTAGTGCACCAGTAGTTCGGAGCTTGAAAACTAGGAGTGAGCAGTTTTTCTGATGCATCTCTCAGGTCCTGCCAGGAGCGGATGCCCTCCAACTGTGTGCATtaccacttttttcttttttctggctTAGATTTGCCCACTGGTTTCATAAGCCCTCAGGAACGGCCTTTCTCTCCTCATCTCATTGCCCAGACTACTGCCATACACTGCAGCTTGTAGAAATAGCAAACTTCTTTGGACAGATACGTTTGCCTGATACTGCGGCACAAGCATTGAGAAAGAGGTAAATTACCTTTCCCTCCCTGCTTCCTGCCTACGGAACGGGTGAGTGAGAAGCCTGACTCAGAGCCATCAGGCTGAAGGCAGGCCCTCTCTGTAATGATCACTCCAGGCTGCCACAAGCAGTGAAACAGTCTTTCATCGCTTCCCTTGATGTTCTCGCTGAGGTTTGGACTGAGCAAGGGATGAAGGCTTGGAGGAGGAACAAAGTGCAGAAGGAATAACAGGGGGACGCTGAGGTCAGGAAGTAGAATTGGGGCAGTGAGTCCAGTGGGACCTTCGGCTGGCCCCATTATGTGAGCGCCTTCCCTTGGTCTTGAATCCTGTGAttgctcttccttcctccccccgGCCCCTGCTCAGCCCTGTACAGAGGATCTGCTTCAGGAATGAGTAGGGACGTGTGAAGAAGTGCAGGAAGACAAAAGAGAACCTCTCACTTCAGGCAGCTGAGAGCCCTTCTGAAAAAGTGGCTTTTATCCTAGCGGTGCAGCAGGAGGTTGAGCCGCACGCTCTGCCTGCGCTCCAAGGCTGCGCCCGGTGCTCCCGGGTGGGGGCCGAGCGGGTCAGCGAGAGCCGCGCCGTGCCGCGCTCTGAGGTGTAGCAGTGATAAATAACGCGGGGTTCTTTCGTGTCTCCGCAGGAACCTAAAATTAGtggatgcttttctgtgctCTAACTACTTAGAAAGGAGGGTATAGCTCCACGGGAGCATGGAAGAAATACGTTCAGCCAGGTGCTGCATTGGTGAATGCCTCAGAAAATCTACGAGGAAACGAACTGTAAGCTATTACAATTGCACTCTAATACGGTTGAATAAACAGGACACCTATTTAATAAGCAGGAGccaaaaaattaaatatttgctaaGTGAGAAGTCTGTGAGGATAAGGCAGGAGGTGGGGGTCCTTCAATTCACTGCGCACGACTCGCTCTGCGGGAGCAGCCGTGCCGCGCTGTGCTGTGCGGGGCTGTGCGGGGCTGTGCTGTGCGGGGCTGCCGCGAGCAATGCCTACGATgtggcacggcacggcacggcacggcgcGCCTCGGCTGGCGAGCAGGCGGCTGCCCTACGTGCAGGCTGCAGTCCGGTTGGAGGTCCTGAACTCGAAACGTGAAGTTTAAGAGTAAAGGGAGGACGAGTAAAGGGACTCCAGCGCGGCAGCTCCGTGCCGCCCGGCCGCGGGCAGGCGGGGCCGCNNNNNNNNNNNNNNNNNNNNNNNNNNNNNNNNNNNNNNNNNNNNNNNNNNNNNNNNNNNNNNNNNNNNNNNNNNNNNNNNNNNNNNNNNNNNNNNNNNNNCGTGCGGCGTGCAGAGTGCTGGGGAGCGGCACCGTGCGGCCAATGCGAAGGGAAAGGCGGCGCCGGTGCCTCCAGGAAAGAAACGACGGACATCAGCTGAGGAGGTGCGAGGAGCGCGGCGGGTGAGCGGGGCCGCAGGAGAGCACCGCGAGACAGTGAGCGTCCGTCGTTCCGTGCCGCTGGAATGGCGCTGCGGGATAATGACAAATGAAGCTTAGAGCCCGGCCGGGTATCCGTGCCCGTGCTGCGGGAGGGAACGGCTGTCTGGGAGATGAGCGCGGAGGATCCCGCGGTGGAAGGGCCGGCCGAAGCACGGCGCCTCAGCTGCCCTCGCTGTAACGCCCTGCGGAACGGAGCGGGGACGCGCGGGGGAGCGGCCGGCGGGGTTACGGCTCACACAGCCCGGGAAAGTCCTTTTCCGGCGTTCCGGCTGAACGAAAGCGAATGGAGGGAGCGCCTGCACGGAGCCGGAGCTGCGGGACTGGGCGGTGGAGCTGGGTGAGGTTTTGCCTTCTCGCTGCAAGCGGTTCATGCCGCGCGTGTCTGCAGCGAATCACCTGCAGGATTACATGGTGCTCAGCAGGAGGTCAGTTGAAATAGTAGAGTTCTTCTGTTTTGCAGTAACTTGTCTGAAGTGTGAAATCTTGCTCACCTAATTTTCAAGAACTGTTTCTGCAGCCTCTCACTTAAGAGTTTAAACAAAAGATTTGGAGGTAGCAGTACTCAACTAGTGGTGAATGGGCAAACTGAAACTGTGAGGTGTGAGTGATCTGCTCGTGGCAGTGCTTGGCTCCCATCCATTGCTGCTCTGGAAGCCGAAGCAGAGCGCGCGTGAGTGTGTCCAGGGGTTGGTGGCTGCAGAGGCTATGTCAGGTGAGAAAACAGCCTGAGCTCGTGGTACCTGGCCCGAGGAGAATCGGTGCTTCCAGGAGCTACCTGCAGAATTGGACCAAaggctcagagcagcaggaagccaaggctgcaggacagcagaTCTGTGTACTGCAAGGGCGGAGCTGTCTCCATGGGGAGAATAGCCATTCTTTGTTAAGAGCAACTTCTCCCAGTGCACAGACTGCCACTGCTGAGCTACGTGTGCTTGGTTCTGTTTGCTGAGAGGATCTGGTTTGGAGAAAAATCAAGTTATTGATTATTGGCCATGATCCACATCTGGAATATTCTCCTCTTAGCTGTCTTCCTATAGTTTATtgcaataaaaaggaaatgctaTTGGATATTAAGAATAAATTAAGAATTATTAAGAATTCTTATTCAGAAGGTAACATTTACCTAGTGAGTTAAATACCCATTTCTTTTGTATGTGCGCATTGGAGCAACTACATTTACAAATATGTAGCTTGTAATCTGAAATCTTTGAATGTCCTATTTTTTTGACACGAGATGAGATTGGCTGCTTTCCAAATTGCTGAGTAGCCTTGGGAGAGTGCAGAGCAAACCACTAATTACGGGGTTACGTTGTTTTTATATTATGAACATTTTGTAAACTAAACCCAAAGTCTGAGTTTCCACATCATCTGTATCAGTCTGCAGCACACTTGTATCAGACCTATGTATTTTCTGTTACTTTACTGAGCTCAAAGTGAAGCTAagtgcaaacaaaaaatatcaaaatgccAAAAACTAGACTCTAGAGCAAGAGCTAAATATTCTTAGTCCAGTTCTTTGTGTATGCCCTGACGGATGTAGGTGAACTTCCTCTGGTCTAGAAGAGGAGCATATTTTCATGCTAGGGTAATTTAAGGGTCTGCTCAGTTGGCCTTAACTTCATGTACTTAATGAGAACTGCAAATAGAAGGTGAAGTATGAGCTGGGCACTCCATCTTTGTGTGAAATAAAGGCTGGAACTTAGCTGGGACACAGCCTTGTGCTCTGCATTGGCAGAGGCTGGGACAGGTTTGGTCCTCATGCCAAGCGAACTGCACCCTAAGAACCAAGTCTTTACGAAAATGTCACTTTGTATTGCACAGTAAGAAAACCACCTTAtcagcaacttaaaaaaaaaacaaaaaaaaaaaaaaaaacactctttgCTTTGGACTGTAGTCGAAAAGGAATACAGTAAGGGAACAGGCACTGATAGAAATATGTGTgagtgtgcgtgtgtgtatataaacaATTCAAATGTAGTGAAAGTAGTCTGTGTGAGCCAGCATCCTGGGTAGCGCTGCCGTTAAGCCAGCCTCTAATAGCCTGACGAAGCTCTGCCATCAGGGCTCCAGCCCTCAGCCGGACGTTACTCTCGGGCAGGTTAGTTGGCTGTGGGCGTGCGGTCATAAACGCAGCTCGGTGCTCTCGAATGGAAGCGAGCGCGTTAAGGAAAACGcagaatgcagagcagcaccagcagggTGGCTTTTAAAACGTTGAAAAACAAGGTTAAAGATCGAAAAGGGACGGCCGTGCGTGCGCGGGGCGGCTGCCGGGAGCCGAGCNNNNNNNNNNNNNNNNNNNNNNNNNNNNNNNNNNNNNNNNNNNNNNNNNNNNNNNNNNNNNNNNNNNNNNNNNNNNNNNNNNNNNNNNNNNNNNNNNNNNCGTGCGGGTGAGCGGCTGTCTGCGGCGTCGCAGGGAGAAACGAGTCCGTCCGTTGCCGTTGCTGCAGGCCCGCGTTTAACCGCGCCGCTTGGTCGGAATGTCCGCAATTTACTTCGCGTTTTTCTTTCGCGATGCGTTTGCTGAGCGCGCAGTCCGGCTGGCGCAGCGTTCCTGGGCTCCAGATTTGGATTTCCAAAAGTAGCATAAACGTAGTAGTGGCTTTTCAAGCACCGTAATTCGTTTCTTTAATGTATCTGACAGCATTTACCTACTTCGGCCGCCAACTGTAAACTATAATGCTTTTAAACACGGTATTTATTTAGAATTACTGTAGGAATTATAAACGGAGGATTTAGAAAATACGTTCCCTTCGTGTGCAGAGCTCTCCTCACCCCTTAAAGAAGTTCTGGAGGAACGCAGTGCTGAGGGCAGGGCGATGCAGACACAGCGGAGCAGCAGCGAACGGCCGCACTCGGCTCGAGTGACTGTTGTGCAGGGCTGTAGCTGTCAGCCAGCAGGAGTGACAGCAGACACCTCCTGCAATGGTCCCGCTCCAGTTTGTGATACAGAAGAACAGATAAACAACCTTTGGAAAGATGTGAATAGATACTTTGGGTGCCGAGTCTGGTAAATCTGCTGCTCTGGGTGAGTTCAGTGCGATTTTAAGGGCGCTTACAGAAGGTCCTGCTTAGCTAAACAAACAAATCCCGGCGTGTGAATAAGGCTGCATAGTATCTGTTAGCAGCTCCTGCCGTCCAGGAAGCAGTGTGTGCGTTGTGACTTGGATACAAGTCTTATTTATCTGATCACAGATTAGCGACTCATAAGCAGCAATTCTCTCAATTGGGCATATCTTACAAAGATACCTTACTTACAAACTGAATCTCAGAAGGCTGTGGTTCCAGAGTCGGGGTTTTGGGGGCGAGATGAGCTTATGTTTTATCCAACTGGCCCACAAAGTCCCGCTTTTGGTGGTCACTTTGTTCTGCAAAAGAACCAATGTGTTCTGGTCTTACAGTGGACACTTAGCACTGAGCTACTGCTGCACTCAGTAATGGGCTACTGCACACTCAAATACACAGCAGTATTGTAACTCACAcattccagcagcagcagagatcacctctgctctgctgctcatgCAGTTTTTCCTGAAGGCTCTTCAATTGAAGCACATCTTTTTGCACTATTTCAGTGAGGTGTGCTTCACATTTTGCTAAACAAACAGCTAGATTTGATTTGTTTCAGATAGATTCTATCTCGTTCTCTACTGACAATAAAGGAAATGCACGTGTACTCAGTTAACACAGTTATGAAGTGTGTATGACCATGTAGGTGGCTACTGAATGCTCTTAAAGAACATAGTGATAGTTCTGTAGGCCTTTCTCACCCAAAATTGTTCATCACCTTCTTTCCCATCACTAACCTATATAATGAGCTCCTGTTTCTCTCATGTACAGTAAGACGGACAGTTTCTACTGTGCTGGATGGTGAGGGTGGTCCCAGCACCACTGCTCCTGAGCGTCCTGCAGTGCCCAGCATCAGCAGTGGGACAGCTGGGATCCATTTGTTTGAAAAGCAAGAAGGAATTTAGAGAAGATGAAAAGGCAGTATCTTTGGAATCAAGATCCATTTTTCTGGAGATAAAAACTGTCAAAAATTATTGAAAAGATAATATTTAGAAAGATCAACTCCAATTATTTATTGCATTCATCATCTATACAATTGAAAGCCTTACTAGGCATTTtctatgtaaaataaattaaaaattcatttttagaatgacttttcagcattttgaagCAAAGCTTTAAACACAGCTTATGCACTCTTAAGCAGAAGAGGATTATCCAGTGTCTTGTCTGTTcactgcacagaatcacagaatcgtaggggttggaagggacctccagagatcatcgagtccaaccccctgccaaagcaggaaCGTGTGGACACGTTACTGAAAGCAGCGAGATCAGAACCGGGTGGCATGGCTGGGGCATTGCTCTCTGGGCTGAGTTCTGAAGCAGGGCCTCAGCATCTGACATTCCCTGACCACACTTCACCACAAAAGAGTTTTGTGACTGCCTCCAGTACGGCTGTTGGGAAGGAGAGGGTGGCAGTGACCGGAGTTTGGGAAGTCAGGACCTGGCTCCAAGCCGTTCCTTAGTCCAGGCTGTGAGGTCAGTCGTCCCCCCGTGAGGCTGTCTGGAGTTGTTCCAGGCAAGGAAGGCGGGCAGCCATGCTGTGATTGCTGGCTTGTGCCTCGCTCTTCCCTTGCCCTTCTAACTGTACACATCAGCACTGCTCGCCTGCACAAGGCCTGCTCCAAGCACTGAAAGAGAATCTGTTCAAATGCATCTCGCAGAGGTATCATCACCTTTTTTTGTCTTGGAAATCATATCTGCTGGttatgatggaaaaaaaaacccagtcacattttagaaaaatttaaatattagaGGAAAAATGTTGCTCTGATGTGGAAGCTGCACCTGTGGTGGAAGAAGTGGTATGAAAGCAGTTTTATTACGTGGATAAAGCTGCTTCAGAACGTGCAGCTCGAGAGTACAGCACTCTGGTGAAATGGAGGACTTCAGGCGAGTTTAAGTCACTGCTTGCCCTCTCCTCAGTGCAGATTAGTTAACAATTCATTGCAGTGTAAtatgcttttttccccaagagATGCAAACATTTAGGGAATTTGGTAAAGGCACAAGCAtggcaaaaagaagaaagaaaggcttTCCTGCCTTTGTTGCAGTGCCAGCAGCCGGGCTGCTCCTCGGTGGCCACTGGGTGCACAGGTGGCATTCtggttgtggattttttttcagggctTTTCTACAAGACACACAAAGTAAATAAAGACAACAGGtatagaaataaaagcacatcTGTTATTGAGGTAACTTTCTTTGTGAGCTACCAAATGTGGCTGCGTGCTGGGGCTGGTGTAAGAAGGTTCCCATGGATCTCTCAGCCCCTCTTGGGATCAGGGCCCTTCAATGATCAGCATTCTGTTTTTTGCATTGGAATCACATTTCTCCACAGACTCTAGAGCAttaaaagatatatttttgttttcctctttggagCATACCTTTCCTAGCTGAACTCAGAAGAAATCTTAGAAACATTGCATCAGTGCTGTGTGATTTCAGAAAATACTAAATGCTCGTAGATATGAGTTATTACCTTTAAACAGAGTTACTTCCATCTTTACAAGTAGTACTGctgtaacattttcatttagttGTTAGTGAAAGAGGCTGCAATTCagagagcaaaatatttttaatagattcATGGCCTTTCCTTACAAGCTGATATAATGCAGGAGCTAGACATCCACGTCTGAAAGTGACAGTTTTGTAGGCCaggagaaataaagacaaaacgTGTTCTGTCATCTACGACAGGACACATGTACATGTTTTTGGGAAGGGTGAGAAAAGGCACTGCAGGATGTTCCAGGACTGGCCCACGAGGGTCAGTAATAGAATGTAGTGATTTTACAGCTGGGATATTTCTATTTGTTATCTATTGATTCTGTTGGAAACATCAGTCTGTAGAGTCATCAGAACCTCAGGTTTTACTTTGTAGTTGCTGCTGTCCATGTCAAAGTTTTCTTTAGTAACAAAAGGCCTATTTGAAAGCAGGcaagcagcaggcagccctggcAGCAGGCACTTGGATGCTGCTGGGAGCCACAGGAGCTGCATCAACACCAAATTCAGGCAAGGTCACAGTAATTTTCTGGAACATGGGGACAGGAACAAACAAAGACCAAATGGATTATACAGCACGACGTATTAAATAACATACGAGGAATtggttgctgttgtttgtttgtttgtttcagcaATATTGTATTCTATATGTTAGCTCAGTGGCTCCATTGAAGAATACGCCTGCTAGGTGGTAGCTAGTGTGCAGCAGTGGTAGTAGTCAGTTACTTTAAGAGAGAGACTTTTTGTTAGGCTTGTCAATTGAGCAGGCACAGTGTGCCGCTTTGCTATGGAGGTTTGTAAAGAAGCAATATGCAGCCTTTGCCAAGGGGGGATTCCCCTTTTTGTTTGTACTCTGAGCAGACTTTCTCTATGTATAGGATGACTAtacataaaacattttgaaatgctttaaaacaaaacgTAGTTGTTGTATGATTTTATTACGTATTCCCTTTTCCTACAAACTTTGCACCGTCACTTGAAGCAAATACTTAAAAACAGAGATGCAGGTCAACGTTCATGTTGattattctgctttattttgaaattctggATAggtgaaagaacaaaaatagccCGACAATTCTGTGCAGTTCCTCCTTCTAGCTTTCCAGCACTGTCAGTGTTTCCAAGGGAACTTCATCAGAATTCACTCTGGCGGATGGACAGAACCGTTCAGTGCAGCCCAGGTGTATGAGCTAGGGATTGTTTggaaaaactgctgttttaCTGAAATCCTGAAATATTGTTGGAAAAGtgttttaactaaaaaaaaattgctttataGTTTCATTCTCAatgtcccacagaaatcaccaCTTCCTGCATGGCTCTTTACCGCAGGGAAAATGAGGGACTTTTGGGGGCAGATGTGTTTCCATTACACTATCATAATGCCCCTAAAAATCCTTATTGCTCTTGCAGTATTCTTCTGTGTTGCTGGTGTGAACTACTTGAAGACTTAGCTTCTAAGTACAGCTTCTCTCtaaaaacactttaaaagagcaactgattttcttttatttacctTATTTTTGGTTGTGTTTAATGTTGCTTAAAATATAACGGCAAGATATGCCACCACCTGTTGATAAATGAATGTCATTAAGTCATAAATGCAAGGGACATGCTGATAACCGCACGGTACTTACGAAAAGGAACATATTTTGGCATAAGAACAAGAGCTGCACTCTGTTGGTGCAACGAGCGTGTTTTTAACTTAATTCAGTATGTGAGTCTGAAAACTGACGCAGATTTTGCACAAATTTGAAGGAATTTGTTATAGTGGACCTCGCTCAGAATGTTAACTGCTGTAGGAACATACTTCAGGCTGTTTATCAAATAAAAAGATCTGCCCAGTATTTTTAGTTAGATTAAATGCGCGGACCCTCCAATATTCAAATCACACCCCGCAGAGTCCCCAAATAAAGAAATTTCtcaagtgtttttcatttttccagcagGAAAATCCTATGGGTCAAGTCGTACCCTGCAGGTCACAAGTGGAGCTAGCTGCTAGGACCAGAACCCCAAGCCCTTGATGCTCAGACAGATGCTGCAATGAGAAAACCACTGTCTCGAATTACTGAATGAGCTCTGTCGCACAGCACTGTACTCACAGACATGCTCAAAACATGCTTATGTATCCATTCCAACATGGAAGAGCATTTCAGATGTGTGTCTGGGCAGAAAGCAGTAGAAAAGCTAGACACTGTATTAATTCTAAATGTTCCTATCACTACGTCAGTGTTTCTGTTTGATTTGTTGATCACAAAGTGATTCCTGGCACCTTCTAATGTGAATGAAAGGTGCTGGCTTGAGGCTTATGCAGCCCTGAAAATGACCAAAATCACTTA comes from Meleagris gallopavo isolate NT-WF06-2002-E0010 breed Aviagen turkey brand Nicholas breeding stock chromosome 16, Turkey_5.1, whole genome shotgun sequence and encodes:
- the PLA2G10 gene encoding group 10 secretory phospholipase A2 yields the protein MNRLQREGKTSPSSTAQSRSSGSVQALPPFAFVQPERRKRTFPGCVSRIHNSTTEIPEQSLKSWYSLSKPEERNKKAVSEYFIQYKVNSFSSTVYGGPLGEAHVRNRRGILELAGAIRCTTGRSPFAYLRYGCYCGLGGRGWPKDRVDWCCFNHDCCYGKAEQAGCHPKIESYHWECEDNTAVCESLEDKCQKMACECDREAAKCFSKAPYHTKYLLWPDIMCGEVQPLCRY